The segment GGGCCTCGCGATCGTGGCGGCGCGCAGGCGGTACCGCTGCGTGTTCGTGATGCCCGACAAGATGAGTCAGGAGAAGATCTCTCTGCTGCGCGCCTACGGCGCCGAGGTCGTGGTCTGTCCCACGGCCGTCGCGCCCGAGCACCCCGAGTCCTACTACAGCGTGGCGAAGCGGCTCACCGCGGAGATCCCCGGCGCGTTCCAGCCGAACCAATACGCCAACCGCGAGAACCCCCGCGCGCACGAGCTGACGACCGGGCCGGAGATCTGGCGACAGACCGCCGGCCGCATCACGCACTTCGTCGCCGGGATCGGGACCGGCGGCACGATCTCGGGCACCGGCCGCTACCTCAAGTCGCAGAACCCCAACGTCCAGATCGTCGGCGCTGATCCCGAGGGCTCGGTGTACTCCGGAGGCGGCGGGCGCCCCTACATGGTCGAGGGCGTCGGCGAGGACTTCTGGCCGGAGACCTACGACCGCTCCGTCGTCGACCGCATCGTCGCCGTATCGGACCGCGACTCGTTCCTCACCGCTCGACGGGTGACACGCGAGGAGGGGATGCTCGTCGGGGGCTCGGCGGGCCTGGCCGTGAAGGCTGCCCTGGTGGTCGGCGCCGAGCTCGGACCCGACGACGTCGTCGTCGTGCTCATCCCGGACTCAGGCCGCGGCTACCTGTCGAAGATCTACAACGACCACTGGATGGCGGAGTACGGCTTCCTCAAGGTCGGCGGCCAGACCGTCGCGGACCTCGTCGGGCGCAAGGGCGGCGGGATCCCCGCGCTGGTGCACATGCATCCCGACGAGACCGTGCGCGACGCGATCCGGCTGATGCGCGAGTACCAGGTCTCGCAGGTGCCGGTCGTCAAGGCCGAGCCGCCGCTCGCGTTCGCGGAGGTCGTCGGCGCGGTGAAGGAGCGCGACCTCCTCGAGAAAGGGTTCCGCGACGACGCGATCCTGGACCGGCCGGTCGGTGAGGTCATGGGGCCGCCGCTCCCCTCGGTCGGGATCGGCGAGTCGATCGATCAAGCGGTAGAGGCGCTCGAGCGCGGCCCCGCGGTCCTCGTCGTGGACGGCGGCCACCCGGTCGGCATCATCACGCGGTCGGACGTGCTCGATTTCCTGTCGTCGCGCGGGAGCCGGTAGTGGAGTTCGAGACCCGCGCGATCCACGACGGCCAGGAGCCCGACCCGGCCACCGGTGCGATCGTCACGCCGATCTACCAGACCTCGACCTACGTTCAGGAGGCGGTCGGCAAGCACAAGGGCTTCGAGTATTCGCGCACCGGCAACCCGACCCGCACCTCGCTGGAGCGCTGCCTCGCGTCGCTGGAGGGTGCCGCGCACGGTCTCGCGTTCGCGAGCGGCATGGCCGCCGAGGACGCGATCCTGCGAACCCTGTCTCCCGACGACCACATCCTGATCCCGCACGACGCGTACGGCGGGACCTACCGGCTCGTCGCCCGGGTCTACGAGCCGGCGGGGTTGAGCTTCACGCCGGTCGACATGACCGAGGCCTCGGCGTGCATGTCGGCCTGGCGCGACGAGACGAAGCTCGTGTGGATCGAGACTCCGACCAACCCGCTCCTCCGCGTGATCGACATCGAGGCGGTGTCCGAGCTCGCGCACGAGCGCGGCGCGCTCGTCGTCGTGGACAACACGTTCGCGACGCCGTATCTCCAAACGCCGCTCGCGCTCGGAGCCGACATCGTCGTGCACTCGACGACCAAGTATCTCGGCGGACACTCGGACGTGGTCGGTGGGTTCCTCGCGATGAACGACGACGCGATCGCCGAGCGTCTGGCTTTCCTTCAGAACGCCATGGGCGGCGTTCCGGGTCCGTTCGATTGCTGGCTCGTACTGCGCGGACTCAAGACGCTCGCCGTACGGATGGAACGTCACTGCGCGAACGCGCGCGCCGTCGCGGAGATGCTCGCCGGGCATCCTGCGGTCGCCGAGGTCTACTACCCGGGGCTGGACTCGAACCCCGGACACGAGACCGCGAAGCGCCAGATG is part of the Actinomycetota bacterium genome and harbors:
- a CDS encoding cystathionine beta-synthase, coding for METADSLLDLVGNTPLVRLDRIGRDLAPTLLAKAELLNPGGSVKDRIALGMVEAAEREGLLKPGGTIVEPTSGNTGVGLAIVAARRRYRCVFVMPDKMSQEKISLLRAYGAEVVVCPTAVAPEHPESYYSVAKRLTAEIPGAFQPNQYANRENPRAHELTTGPEIWRQTAGRITHFVAGIGTGGTISGTGRYLKSQNPNVQIVGADPEGSVYSGGGGRPYMVEGVGEDFWPETYDRSVVDRIVAVSDRDSFLTARRVTREEGMLVGGSAGLAVKAALVVGAELGPDDVVVVLIPDSGRGYLSKIYNDHWMAEYGFLKVGGQTVADLVGRKGGGIPALVHMHPDETVRDAIRLMREYQVSQVPVVKAEPPLAFAEVVGAVKERDLLEKGFRDDAILDRPVGEVMGPPLPSVGIGESIDQAVEALERGPAVLVVDGGHPVGIITRSDVLDFLSSRGSR
- a CDS encoding cystathionine gamma-synthase is translated as MEFETRAIHDGQEPDPATGAIVTPIYQTSTYVQEAVGKHKGFEYSRTGNPTRTSLERCLASLEGAAHGLAFASGMAAEDAILRTLSPDDHILIPHDAYGGTYRLVARVYEPAGLSFTPVDMTEASACMSAWRDETKLVWIETPTNPLLRVIDIEAVSELAHERGALVVVDNTFATPYLQTPLALGADIVVHSTTKYLGGHSDVVGGFLAMNDDAIAERLAFLQNAMGGVPGPFDCWLVLRGLKTLAVRMERHCANARAVAEMLAGHPAVAEVYYPGLDSNPGHETAKRQMRDFGGMVSFTHRDGEQAALDMVTRTHLFSLAESLGAVESLIEHPARMTHASVANSPLAVDPALVRLSVGIENVDDLLTDLRRALDG